Below is a genomic region from Fischerella sp. PCC 9605.
GCCGTAACAGCCTAATATCGGCAATTAGTGGTACTCCTGGAAGCGTTGGACAGGACGGTAATATCAATATTAATACTCCATTCTTAGTCGCTTTCCCCTCAGAAAATAGTGACATTGTTGCAACAGGCTTTGGACGTAGTGTTGGCAGTAATGTGCAAGTTAATGCACAAGGAATCTTTGGCATTCAGTTTCGGGATCAACTTACTCCACAGAGTGATATTGTTGCATCTGGAAAAGTAACGCTAATTACACCCGAAATAGATCCCAGTAAAGGATTAGTGGAATTCCCTGAGACTGTAACAGATCCGAGCGATCGCATTGCCGAAAATCCTTGTCAACGAGGTATCAGTAGTACCTTCGTTATCACTGGACGTGGCGGTTTACCAACTAGTCCCAATCAAAGTTTGAAAACTGACAATGTTCGCGTTGATTTGGTAGAGCCTACCACCAGTACAAGCAATTCCCAAAGTGCAACAATCAACCAACCGATAACTTATACTACTTCCAAACAAATTATCCCCGCTCAAGGATGGGTGTTGAACAAAAAAGGTGAGGTAGTGCTTGTTGCCTATGACCCCACTGCTACCAATCTGACTCAACGCGCTTCTTCCAGAAAAAATGCAGTTTGCCCTGCACCTTTTTGATATTTTTTGATTATTGAGGAGTATAGTATGCGCCTAAAAAATAACGTATTCATCCGGAAGCTAAATAACTGGCTGAAAAAAAGTTATAAAAAGCGATCGCTGTTTTTGGCAACTTTGCTGTTTATCTTCTCAGCAGCAACTCCATCTGTGATTGCCACAGTTCCCCAAGCAACCCCAATTGTCCAAACTCAGCAGAATGCCCAACAACAAGCTAATCAAGCCACGCAATTATATCGCTCTGGACAGTTCCAAGAAGCAGCGGTTGCTTGGGAAAAAGCAGCGGCTGGTTTTGCTAGCCAAAAAGATGGCTTAAATCAGTCAATGGCTTTGAGCAATCTCTCGCTGACTTATCAACAACTGGGACAGTGGGATAAAGCCACAAAAGCTAGCGAAGATAGTTTAGCAGTGCTAAAAACTCAGCCAAACAGCCAAGAAAAATTAAAAATTACAGCCCAAGCCCTAGACATTAAAGGCTATTTACAAAGGGAAACAGGAAAAGCAGCGGATGCTCTCGATACTTGGCAAGAGGCGACAAAAATCTACAGCCAAACTAATGAACCAACCAAACTAGCCCAAAGCAAGATTAACCAGGTTCAGACTATGCAAGATTTGGGGCTTTATCCCCGCGCTTGCAAGACTTTGTTAGAAGTATTAGATAAAGAAATAGGAGTGACAAATTGTCAAGAATTAAGTCAATTAAGTTCACAAGAATTAACAGCAAAGCTGCAAAAATTTACTGACGAATCTCCTTCTTTAACCTCAGTAGTGGGCTTGAGAAGCCTGGGTGAATTGCTGCGATTTATCGGTCAGCCAGAACAGTCTGAAATCGTCTTGAAAAGCAGTTTAAATCTAGCGCAGAGATTGAACTCTCCCCAAGAGCAAGCAGCTACCTATCTGAGTTTAGGCAATACATTCAACACCTTAGCTGAAAGCGAAAGAGTGCGCCGCAAAAGAGAGAATTATGACCAACAAGCATTAGATGCCTATAGTCAAGTAGTAAAAATTGCTACTTCTCCAACCATGCGCCAGCAAGCGCAACTGAATCAATTGAGCCTCTTGCTGAAACTGAAAAGAGAGTCTGAAGCAGAAGCTTTATGGTCATCCCTGAATTCTCAACTTGCAAATTTACCTCCCAGTCGTACAGGAGTTTATCAGCAAATCAACTTTGCCCAGAGTTTAGTAAAGTTAGGGTCAAAAGGTAACTTCCAACTTAAGCAAAACTCTCAACTCCCGAGTTTTGATGAGATTGATCGGATTTTAGCCAAAGCCACTACCCAAGCCAGAGGTTTGGGAGACAAACAAGCCGAAGCCTATGCGGTGGGAAATCGTGGCGCACTGTATGAACAGAGGGGCAATCCGGAGGATTTGTCTCAAGCCGAAAAATTCACAAAACAGGCTCTGGGTATAGTTTCTAGCGTAGAAGCGCCGTATATATCTTATCAGTATTTCTGGCAACTAGGCAGGATACGCAAAGCACAAGGAGATATACCAGATGCGATCGCAGCTTATACCAAAGCCTACAATGCCCTACAATCATTGCGTAGCGATTTAGTAGCAGTCAATCCAGAAGTACAATTTTCTTTTCGGGATAGTGTTGAACCAGTTTACCGACAATTAGTCGAGTTAGAGTTGGAGTATGCTAATTCCCTCAAAACAGCTGGAAAAAACGAGGAAAGTCAAAAACAAATAACTCAAGCCCGAAACGTGCTTGAATCTCTACAATTGGCTGAACTCAACAACTTTTTCCGGGAAGCATGTGTAGAAGCAAATCCCAGACTAATTGATGAAATAGACACTACCGCCGCTGTTATTTATCCGATTATTTTGCAAGATCGGTTAGAGGTAATTCTCAGTCTCCCCAATCAACCCGCACGCCTTTACACCACCAAAATTACTCAACAAGAATTGGAAAACACTGTAGAACAGATGCAGCGTTTTCTGAGAGTTCCTCCAACTCAAATCCAGGGAGTTGCTCAAGCTGAAGTCCAAGAATTTATGCCCCTCTACCAACAAGCATATAACTGGCTGATTCGACCCCTAGAGAAGGAGTTAGCAAACACTCAAGTTAAAACTCTAGTGTTTGTCTTGGATGGAGAATTACGGAATATTCC
It encodes:
- a CDS encoding CHAT domain-containing protein, with the protein product MRLKNNVFIRKLNNWLKKSYKKRSLFLATLLFIFSAATPSVIATVPQATPIVQTQQNAQQQANQATQLYRSGQFQEAAVAWEKAAAGFASQKDGLNQSMALSNLSLTYQQLGQWDKATKASEDSLAVLKTQPNSQEKLKITAQALDIKGYLQRETGKAADALDTWQEATKIYSQTNEPTKLAQSKINQVQTMQDLGLYPRACKTLLEVLDKEIGVTNCQELSQLSSQELTAKLQKFTDESPSLTSVVGLRSLGELLRFIGQPEQSEIVLKSSLNLAQRLNSPQEQAATYLSLGNTFNTLAESERVRRKRENYDQQALDAYSQVVKIATSPTMRQQAQLNQLSLLLKLKRESEAEALWSSLNSQLANLPPSRTGVYQQINFAQSLVKLGSKGNFQLKQNSQLPSFDEIDRILAKATTQARGLGDKQAEAYAVGNRGALYEQRGNPEDLSQAEKFTKQALGIVSSVEAPYISYQYFWQLGRIRKAQGDIPDAIAAYTKAYNALQSLRSDLVAVNPEVQFSFRDSVEPVYRQLVELELEYANSLKTAGKNEESQKQITQARNVLESLQLAELNNFFREACVEANPRLIDEIDTTAAVIYPIILQDRLEVILSLPNQPARLYTTKITQQELENTVEQMQRFLRVPPTQIQGVAQAEVQEFMPLYQQAYNWLIRPLEKELANTQVKTLVFVLDGELRNIPMSVLHDGKQYLIEKYAVALTPGLQLLNPKPLAKIDIKALTAGLSQVRSDLPAHQGFEPLRYVQSEIEQINKLGVSAKSLLNNKFTSKEVQSEILDSPVPIVHLATHAQFSSNAEDTFILFWDRRMNVKQLGNLLRNNTLDSRRPIELLVLSACETAIGDQRAALGLAGVAVRSGARSTLATLWSVQDQSTAKFMGELYSQLEQAKKTKISKAQAIQQAQLALLKDQQYSNPHFWGPFVIVGNWQ